In Rhizobium indicum, the following proteins share a genomic window:
- the nac gene encoding nitrogen assimilation transcriptional regulator NAC: MDIRRLKSFIVIVDSGSITRAADLLHIAQPALSQQLAALEEHFGHKLLIRSQQGVSMTDAGHAVYRHAQIILRQMEQAQADASAAGNSLAGRVSVGLVPFSSAATLSVDLLAETRKRHPGILLHLTESVGQTYSQMIMNGRLEMALLHGTGPIKGVRFEPILSEEFFLVAHRDFAIEADSKPVPVNTLDGIPLLLPPAYNFVRRAVDTAFTRTRTNLKVVAEVEIVRTLARAVGSGLGATIMPKAIADRIVSESSEPLICRLVSPRIEETLSLCVSDQNPLSEPALAVRDILLELTARLKV; this comes from the coding sequence CGCCCAGCCAGCGCTCAGCCAGCAGCTTGCGGCACTGGAGGAGCATTTCGGCCACAAGCTGCTGATCCGCAGCCAGCAGGGCGTCAGCATGACCGATGCGGGACATGCGGTGTACCGCCATGCGCAGATTATCCTTCGGCAGATGGAGCAGGCGCAAGCCGATGCATCGGCAGCCGGCAATTCGCTTGCCGGGCGTGTGTCCGTCGGTCTCGTGCCCTTCAGCAGTGCCGCCACGCTGTCGGTCGACCTCCTGGCGGAGACCCGGAAACGGCATCCCGGTATCCTGCTGCACCTCACCGAAAGCGTCGGCCAGACCTATAGCCAGATGATCATGAACGGTCGGCTGGAGATGGCGCTTCTCCATGGAACCGGACCGATCAAGGGCGTCCGGTTCGAGCCGATCCTGAGCGAAGAGTTTTTCCTTGTCGCGCATCGGGACTTTGCGATCGAAGCGGATTCGAAACCCGTTCCGGTCAACACTCTCGACGGAATACCGCTGCTGTTGCCGCCGGCCTATAATTTCGTCCGCCGCGCGGTCGATACCGCCTTCACGCGCACGCGCACCAATTTGAAAGTCGTGGCGGAAGTCGAAATCGTCCGCACGCTCGCCCGCGCGGTGGGCAGCGGTCTCGGCGCGACGATCATGCCGAAAGCCATCGCCGACCGCATCGTATCGGAATCGAGCGAGCCGCTGATCTGCCGGCTCGTCTCGCCGCGGATCGAAGAAACCCTGTCGCTATGCGTTTCCGACCAGAATCCCCTGTCGGAACCGGCCCTCGCCGTCCGCGACATCCTTCTTGAGCTGACGGCGCGGTTGAAAGTCTGA
- a CDS encoding pyridoxal phosphate-dependent aminotransferase, whose protein sequence is MSVIADRLKNVSISASAAMTQRARELAAKGIKVVSLSSGEPDFPTPAHAIEAAHAAALAGDTKYPPMDGTPALKSAIIRKFKRDNNLDYDASQIVVSGGGKQVIFNAMLATCNPGDEVVIPTPSWVSYADIVKFAGGVPVAVPCHEQAGFKLRPEDLEATITPRTKWLFLNFPNNPTGAACSRAEMAAIAEVMLRHPNVWIMTDDIYEHLVYDDFQFCTIAEVEPRLYDRVLTMNGVSKAYAMTGWRLGFCAGPKDLISAVSNVNGQNGGGIATLTQAAATAALDGPQDLLKERAAIYKERRDFVLDKLSEVEGLRCHRPEGAFYIYPNISGLIGKTSKGGRKIETDVDFVMALVDEHHVATVQGAAYGMSPFFRISYATSMEKLGEGCARIAQFCRDMR, encoded by the coding sequence ATGTCCGTCATCGCTGACCGCCTGAAAAACGTCTCCATATCCGCATCCGCTGCCATGACCCAGCGCGCCAGGGAACTGGCCGCCAAAGGCATCAAAGTTGTCAGCCTCTCGTCCGGCGAGCCGGATTTCCCCACTCCGGCGCACGCGATCGAGGCGGCCCATGCGGCCGCTCTTGCGGGCGATACGAAGTATCCTCCGATGGACGGCACACCGGCGCTGAAGTCCGCCATCATCAGGAAGTTCAAACGGGACAACAATCTCGACTATGATGCCAGCCAGATCGTCGTCTCGGGCGGCGGCAAGCAGGTGATCTTCAATGCCATGCTGGCAACCTGCAATCCGGGCGACGAGGTCGTCATTCCCACGCCCTCCTGGGTCAGCTACGCCGATATCGTCAAATTCGCGGGTGGCGTCCCGGTCGCCGTCCCCTGCCACGAGCAGGCCGGCTTCAAGCTGCGTCCGGAAGATCTGGAGGCAACGATCACGCCACGCACCAAATGGCTCTTCCTGAATTTCCCGAACAATCCGACCGGTGCAGCCTGCTCCCGGGCGGAGATGGCTGCCATCGCCGAGGTCATGCTGCGTCATCCCAATGTCTGGATCATGACCGACGATATCTATGAACACCTGGTCTATGACGACTTCCAGTTCTGCACGATCGCCGAAGTCGAGCCCAGGCTCTATGATCGCGTCCTGACGATGAACGGCGTTTCCAAGGCTTACGCGATGACTGGCTGGCGGCTCGGCTTTTGTGCCGGGCCGAAAGACTTGATCTCCGCCGTCAGCAACGTCAACGGACAGAATGGCGGCGGCATCGCGACGCTGACGCAGGCTGCGGCGACTGCGGCGCTCGATGGGCCTCAGGATCTCTTGAAGGAGCGTGCGGCGATCTACAAGGAAAGACGCGACTTCGTTCTCGACAAATTGTCTGAGGTGGAAGGGTTGCGCTGCCATAGGCCCGAAGGCGCCTTCTACATCTATCCCAATATCTCGGGGCTGATCGGCAAGACCAGCAAGGGCGGGCGAAAGATCGAGACCGACGTCGATTTCGTCATGGCGCTCGTCGACGAGCATCATGTCGCGACCGTGCAAGGAGCGGCTTACGGAATGAGCCCCTTCTTCCGCATTTCCTATGCGACCAGCATGGAAAAGCTCGGCGAAGGCTGCGCGCGCATAGCCCAGTTCTGCAGGGATATGCGCTAA
- a CDS encoding 5-oxoprolinase subunit PxpA: MKIDLNSDMGEGFGPYRLCDDEAMMKLVSSANIACGFHGGDPDTMGRMVRLAKLNGVGIGAHPGLPDRPGFGRREIPFPADELRQQMLYQLGALMAIAKAEGVTVSHISFHAAMGNMVNRDPVLADLMMDAIATVDADLIVFVTHGSEIQQAARRARLKTLALFLADRAYDAEGRLVARGLAGAVIKDEAAVRARVRQFLLEGTVETIDGAVIAMPARSILVHSDTPGALELAGIVRGEIEATGAALAPAAELAD; the protein is encoded by the coding sequence ATGAAGATCGATCTGAATTCCGACATGGGCGAAGGATTCGGTCCCTACCGGCTGTGCGACGACGAAGCGATGATGAAACTCGTCTCGTCGGCCAACATTGCCTGCGGTTTCCATGGCGGCGACCCGGATACGATGGGACGCATGGTCCGGCTTGCGAAGCTGAACGGCGTCGGCATCGGCGCGCATCCCGGTTTGCCTGATCGGCCGGGTTTCGGTCGGCGCGAAATACCGTTTCCGGCAGATGAGCTTCGCCAGCAGATGCTCTATCAGCTCGGCGCACTGATGGCGATCGCCAAAGCCGAGGGTGTCACTGTCTCCCATATCAGCTTCCATGCGGCCATGGGCAATATGGTCAACCGCGATCCTGTGCTGGCCGATCTGATGATGGATGCGATCGCCACGGTCGATGCTGATCTCATCGTCTTCGTGACCCATGGCAGCGAGATTCAGCAGGCGGCCAGACGCGCGCGTTTGAAGACGCTGGCGCTTTTCCTTGCCGACCGGGCCTATGACGCCGAGGGCAGACTTGTTGCGCGCGGTCTTGCAGGCGCCGTCATCAAGGACGAAGCCGCGGTGCGTGCGCGTGTGCGACAATTCCTGCTCGAGGGAACCGTCGAGACAATCGACGGAGCCGTGATCGCGATGCCGGCCCGCTCCATTCTCGTCCACAGCGACACACCCGGCGCCCTGGAGCTTGCCGGCATCGTGCGCGGCGAGATCGAAGCCACGGGTGCTGCGCTCGCGCCTGCCGCCGAACTCGCCGACTGA
- a CDS encoding biotin-dependent carboxyltransferase family protein, with amino-acid sequence MIEIIESGPFNTVQDLGRPGYRDIGVSASGAMDPLAVRIGNILVGNDENAAAIEVQTFPFSLRFEQRVVFAVTGADGNPHLNGSELLPWCAYLAEPGQVLELKQPPRLARAYISIGGGLDIPVVMGSRSTSLRGGFGGNAGRPLAKGDRIAVGEDAEIAMLPASGLAVVEPAVALRDVFPAPVGGALPIRALPAGEHDLFAGDGEGFWSQTWRISSRSDRTGYRLSGEPIKPTASIEMRSHGVVPGVIQVPPGGEPIVQMSDANTAGGYPKIAGVIECDLWRLGQAHIGARLKFVRSTHAEAHKVEQAVAGYVEDVRQTSRMVKRALRVMA; translated from the coding sequence ATGATCGAGATCATCGAAAGCGGCCCGTTCAACACAGTGCAGGATCTTGGCCGCCCCGGCTATCGCGACATCGGCGTATCGGCGAGCGGCGCAATGGATCCGCTGGCTGTCCGGATCGGCAACATTCTCGTCGGCAATGACGAAAATGCCGCCGCGATAGAGGTGCAGACCTTCCCGTTCAGCCTGCGTTTCGAGCAGCGCGTGGTATTTGCCGTTACCGGCGCCGACGGCAATCCTCATCTCAACGGATCGGAACTGCTTCCCTGGTGCGCCTATCTCGCGGAGCCCGGACAGGTTCTCGAACTGAAGCAGCCGCCGCGGCTCGCACGTGCCTATATTTCGATCGGAGGCGGGCTGGATATCCCCGTTGTCATGGGTTCGCGCAGCACGTCGCTGCGCGGTGGTTTTGGCGGCAATGCCGGCCGGCCTCTGGCGAAGGGCGATCGGATCGCGGTCGGCGAGGATGCAGAGATCGCCATGCTGCCGGCCTCTGGTCTCGCCGTCGTCGAACCGGCCGTGGCGCTGCGCGATGTCTTCCCGGCTCCTGTCGGCGGCGCATTGCCGATCCGCGCCCTGCCGGCTGGCGAGCATGATCTTTTTGCCGGAGATGGCGAAGGTTTCTGGAGCCAAACCTGGAGGATTTCCTCCCGAAGCGACCGGACCGGCTACCGGCTGTCAGGCGAGCCGATCAAGCCGACAGCATCCATCGAGATGCGCTCCCACGGCGTCGTGCCCGGCGTGATCCAGGTTCCGCCCGGCGGCGAACCGATCGTGCAGATGAGCGATGCCAACACCGCCGGCGGATATCCGAAGATCGCCGGCGTAATCGAATGCGATCTCTGGCGGCTCGGCCAAGCCCACATCGGCGCCCGCCTGAAGTTCGTTCGCTCGACGCATGCGGAGGCGCACAAGGTGGAGCAAGCTGTCGCCGGCTATGTCGAAGACGTCAGGCAGACATCCCGAATGGTCAAGCGCGCCTTGAGGGTGATGGCCTAA
- the pxpB gene encoding 5-oxoprolinase subunit PxpB → MIVTTNRHASQREIVPATKSLARVSSIGARSFLLEAPGDFDLIAQRRIWALSQTVKGWPDLAENIPGMTNLLVIFKETPEDPDAVVARLLEAWENARSIDLKGKTIEIPVHYGGEYATDLPALCDLSGLSDREVVRIHHEATYRVFALGSAPGFGYLHGLDPRIYMPRKTVPSLKMPKGCVTIGGMQTGVAMLTGPNGWNSIGFAALEMFDPTSPTPAMMAPGDTVRFLPAGIEL, encoded by the coding sequence ATGATCGTCACGACGAACAGACACGCATCGCAACGCGAGATCGTTCCGGCCACCAAAAGCCTGGCGCGGGTTTCCTCGATCGGCGCCAGATCCTTCCTGCTCGAGGCGCCAGGCGACTTTGATCTCATCGCGCAGCGGCGGATCTGGGCTCTGTCCCAGACCGTGAAAGGCTGGCCGGACCTTGCGGAAAACATTCCGGGCATGACCAATCTGCTGGTGATCTTCAAGGAGACGCCCGAGGATCCTGATGCGGTGGTCGCTCGGCTGCTGGAGGCATGGGAGAATGCCCGCAGCATCGATCTCAAGGGCAAGACCATCGAGATCCCCGTCCATTATGGCGGCGAATATGCGACGGATCTTCCAGCCCTTTGCGATCTGTCGGGCTTGAGCGACCGCGAGGTCGTCCGCATCCATCATGAAGCGACCTACCGAGTCTTCGCCTTGGGCAGTGCTCCCGGTTTCGGTTATCTGCACGGTCTCGATCCGCGCATCTACATGCCGCGAAAGACCGTGCCTTCGCTGAAAATGCCGAAAGGCTGCGTGACCATCGGCGGCATGCAGACCGGCGTCGCCATGCTCACAGGTCCGAATGGCTGGAATTCTATCGGCTTCGCAGCGCTTGAGATGTTCGATCCCACGTCGCCGACCCCCGCCATGATGGCGCCGGGAGATACGGTGCGGTTCCTGCCAGCAGGGATCGAGCTATGA
- a CDS encoding acetyl-CoA carboxylase biotin carboxyl carrier protein — MSAIDFSDPATIALLTEALTAAGVDGLEISRPGGQLRIVVAGKDGARISSTKATPRAPGLAPGSAAAVVKAPMAGRFYVEHPASAAPQNLPRSVSDADIIGFVGVGHILLPLRAGRSGVLTRLLAEPDALVGFGDPLLEIEFQS; from the coding sequence ATGAGCGCGATCGATTTCAGCGATCCGGCGACGATTGCATTGCTCACCGAGGCGTTGACGGCCGCCGGTGTGGACGGTCTCGAAATCTCCCGGCCCGGCGGGCAGCTTCGCATCGTCGTCGCCGGAAAAGACGGCGCTAGGATCAGCTCGACCAAAGCGACGCCCCGTGCTCCCGGTTTGGCTCCCGGCTCTGCAGCGGCCGTCGTGAAGGCGCCGATGGCCGGCCGCTTCTATGTCGAGCATCCCGCCTCCGCCGCGCCGCAAAATCTGCCGCGCTCCGTATCCGATGCGGATATCATCGGCTTTGTCGGGGTAGGGCACATCCTGCTTCCCCTTCGCGCCGGCCGTTCCGGTGTTTTGACCAGGCTGCTGGCCGAGCCCGACGCACTGGTCGGCTTCGGTGATCCTCTGCTCGAAATCGAGTTCCAGTCATGA
- the accC gene encoding acetyl-CoA carboxylase biotin carboxylase subunit has translation MPETPEQSVAGRFDTVLIANRGEIAARIQRACRELGLKTVAICSEADREAPYGSTADSFICIGPSTAAKSYLNQDAILLAARLAGAGAIHPGYGFLSENAAFADAVEKAGLTFIGPTTSSIATMGDKISAKRAMMAAGVPCVPGPDTALPDDPATIERIALEIGYPVIIKAAGGGGGRGMRVVPKADVLHEAIALTREEARKAFGSPLLYMEKFLEHPRHIEIQVICDDHGNAVWLGHRDCSMQRRHQKVVEEAPALGIAPDIIQPVGLACVQACLQIGYRGVGTFEFLYEDGAFYFIEMNTRLQVEHPVTEMTSGVDIVQAQIRAAQGHGLDLTQGDVTCEGHSFECRINAEDPESFLPSAGVVTHLALPAGPGIRVDTHIHAGYKVSPYYDSLIAKLIVHAPTRAEAMTRMREALADTEVEGISTNIPFLRALFEDGAFARGETDIHYLEQWLKLRRAA, from the coding sequence ATGCCGGAAACGCCTGAACAGTCTGTGGCCGGTCGCTTCGATACCGTTTTGATCGCCAACCGCGGCGAGATCGCAGCCCGGATCCAGCGCGCCTGCCGTGAGCTCGGCCTGAAGACGGTCGCCATCTGCTCCGAGGCCGACAGGGAAGCGCCTTACGGCAGCACCGCCGACAGTTTTATCTGCATCGGCCCGTCGACCGCCGCCAAGAGCTATCTCAATCAGGATGCCATCCTTCTGGCTGCGCGTCTCGCTGGCGCGGGCGCCATTCATCCGGGCTACGGTTTTCTGTCTGAAAACGCCGCCTTCGCCGACGCCGTCGAAAAGGCCGGGCTGACCTTCATTGGTCCGACCACGTCGTCGATTGCGACCATGGGCGACAAGATCTCGGCAAAACGCGCGATGATGGCGGCCGGCGTCCCCTGCGTTCCCGGTCCGGACACCGCGCTGCCCGATGACCCCGCCACGATCGAGCGCATAGCGCTGGAGATCGGATATCCCGTCATCATCAAGGCAGCCGGCGGCGGTGGCGGGCGCGGCATGCGCGTCGTGCCAAAGGCCGACGTGCTGCATGAAGCAATCGCTCTGACGCGAGAAGAGGCCCGCAAAGCCTTCGGCTCACCCTTGCTCTACATGGAGAAATTCTTAGAGCATCCGCGTCACATCGAGATACAGGTTATTTGCGACGATCACGGCAATGCCGTGTGGCTCGGACACCGGGATTGCTCGATGCAGCGCCGCCATCAGAAAGTGGTGGAGGAGGCGCCGGCGCTTGGGATCGCGCCCGACATCATCCAGCCAGTCGGCCTGGCTTGCGTACAGGCCTGCCTCCAGATCGGCTACCGGGGCGTCGGAACCTTCGAATTTCTCTATGAGGATGGCGCTTTCTATTTCATCGAGATGAATACGCGACTTCAGGTCGAACATCCCGTCACCGAGATGACGAGCGGTGTCGATATCGTCCAGGCGCAGATAAGGGCGGCGCAGGGTCATGGTCTCGATCTCACCCAAGGCGATGTGACATGCGAAGGCCATTCCTTCGAATGCCGCATCAACGCCGAGGATCCGGAAAGTTTCCTGCCGTCGGCGGGTGTCGTCACCCATCTGGCGTTGCCGGCGGGACCAGGCATCCGCGTCGATACGCATATTCATGCCGGCTACAAGGTCTCGCCATACTACGATTCGCTGATTGCCAAGCTGATCGTCCATGCGCCGACGCGGGCGGAAGCGATGACAAGAATGCGCGAGGCGCTTGCCGACACTGAGGTCGAGGGGATTTCCACCAACATCCCCTTCCTGCGCGCCCTGTTCGAGGATGGCGCATTCGCGCGCGGCGAGACGGATATCCATTATCTCGAACAATGGCTGAAACTGCGGAGGGCGGCATGA
- a CDS encoding acetyl-CoA carboxylase biotin carboxyl carrier protein has product MDLSKIKTLIDFVGRSNITELTVTEKDVTVRIFRTSPGQEAAAEPQKEAGSTTSLAQDAGSDLPSRPEKTHAVKAPVFGVLHRTPAPGEPPFVAIGDEVEEGQTLFIVEAMKVLNTIAAPRSGRITHLTHIDNGEVETGDLLAEIA; this is encoded by the coding sequence ATGGACCTCTCGAAGATAAAGACGCTGATCGACTTTGTCGGACGATCGAACATTACCGAGCTGACCGTGACCGAAAAGGACGTGACGGTTCGGATCTTCCGCACGTCGCCGGGTCAGGAGGCTGCTGCCGAGCCCCAGAAAGAGGCAGGATCGACGACAAGCCTTGCCCAGGATGCTGGCTCCGATTTGCCTTCGAGACCTGAGAAAACCCATGCGGTGAAGGCGCCGGTCTTCGGCGTTCTGCACCGGACCCCGGCGCCTGGGGAGCCGCCATTCGTCGCAATCGGCGACGAGGTGGAGGAGGGGCAGACGCTTTTCATCGTCGAGGCAATGAAGGTCCTCAACACGATCGCCGCGCCGCGATCCGGGCGCATCACGCACCTGACCCATATCGACAATGGCGAGGTCGAGACCGGCGATCTGCTGGCGGAGATTGCCTGA
- a CDS encoding type II toxin-antitoxin system Phd/YefM family antitoxin: protein MTITTLSSRELNHDVSNAKKAARKGPVIITDRGKPSHVLLTYEEFQRLSGRSQSLVDGLSMPGLSEINFMPSRVEIKTRGVDLS, encoded by the coding sequence ATGACCATTACGACACTTTCCAGCCGTGAACTCAATCACGACGTCAGCAATGCGAAGAAAGCTGCCAGAAAAGGGCCAGTCATCATCACTGACCGCGGCAAACCTTCCCATGTCCTTCTGACATATGAGGAATTTCAGCGTCTTTCCGGCAGGAGCCAAAGCCTGGTCGATGGGCTTTCCATGCCGGGCCTGTCGGAAATTAATTTCATGCCATCGCGGGTCGAGATCAAAACCCGCGGAGTTGACCTGTCTTGA
- a CDS encoding type II toxin-antitoxin system VapC family toxin, producing MSYLLDTNVISELRKIGDGKADPEVVAWIKTANASDFYLSAITILELERGVLAVQRRDARQGSRLRTWLDDHVRPQFAGRILPIDDAIATRCAHLHIPDRRNEADALIAATAVVHNLTVVTRNVRDFDGTGVVIVDPWQGQAM from the coding sequence TTGAGCTATCTGCTGGATACGAATGTCATTTCAGAACTGCGTAAGATTGGTGACGGTAAGGCTGATCCGGAAGTCGTGGCATGGATCAAAACGGCAAACGCTTCTGATTTTTATCTCTCTGCAATTACCATTCTCGAATTGGAACGGGGCGTGCTTGCTGTCCAACGACGCGATGCCCGGCAAGGTTCACGCCTGCGTACATGGCTTGATGATCACGTGCGTCCGCAGTTCGCCGGCCGGATACTGCCGATCGATGATGCCATCGCAACGCGCTGCGCGCATCTGCATATTCCCGACCGGCGCAACGAGGCCGATGCGCTAATTGCTGCCACTGCAGTGGTGCACAATCTTACCGTGGTCACGCGAAACGTGAGAGATTTCGACGGCACCGGTGTCGTCATTGTCGATCCTTGGCAGGGTCAAGCAATGTAG